In one window of Methanosarcina vacuolata Z-761 DNA:
- a CDS encoding right-handed parallel beta-helix repeat-containing protein, which produces MLKRQIGNIFLAACLILTTVPAVLGAQNTITVNPTSGSDAQTAINTAINSVAPGATSSNPGYVYLGAGTYKISAPIILKSNVVLKGAGDDTIIFATGSVCNSDGSPAYVFGSGVSNVEVCDLQFKSTATGPGDGGHGDYRNCIKLMSSSDSKVHDILFTRYLYGDGVRISKSSGIEVYNCRMHSVGHDGVSFLSGTKNSRMYNCDVEVQTNTGVRIDNCANIEVDHNTFSGSAGSGWCCVELENSLTNANVHHNIMHDFKGSSSSAGIGNIHASGSISVHDNVMWNVSPYVAVGSGSNTLGPSDHSVENWVAKGYGYGSLDN; this is translated from the coding sequence CACAGAATACGATAACTGTAAATCCAACGTCTGGATCAGATGCCCAGACTGCAATTAATACCGCAATAAACTCCGTAGCACCAGGAGCGACATCAAGTAACCCTGGATATGTTTACCTTGGTGCTGGCACTTATAAGATAAGTGCACCTATAATTTTGAAATCTAATGTGGTACTGAAAGGTGCAGGCGACGATACAATAATCTTTGCTACCGGTTCAGTTTGTAATTCCGATGGATCACCTGCATATGTTTTCGGGTCAGGTGTTTCTAATGTTGAAGTATGTGACCTTCAGTTCAAAAGTACAGCAACCGGACCTGGTGATGGAGGTCACGGAGACTATCGAAACTGCATAAAATTAATGTCTTCGAGTGATAGCAAAGTACATGATATTTTATTCACCCGCTATCTGTATGGCGATGGTGTCAGAATCAGTAAAAGTTCTGGAATAGAAGTATACAATTGCAGAATGCATTCCGTAGGACACGATGGTGTATCATTCCTCTCCGGAACTAAGAATTCCAGAATGTATAACTGTGATGTTGAGGTTCAAACCAATACAGGTGTCAGGATAGACAATTGCGCAAATATTGAAGTGGACCACAATACCTTTTCAGGTAGTGCCGGCTCTGGCTGGTGCTGCGTTGAGCTGGAAAATTCACTGACAAATGCGAATGTACATCATAATATCATGCATGACTTCAAAGGATCAAGCAGCAGTGCAGGTATTGGAAACATTCATGCAAGCGGGTCTATTAGCGTTCATGATAATGTTATGTGGAATGTGTCACCTTACGTTGCGGTCGGATCAGGCTCAAACACATTAGGACCATCAGATCACAGCGTTGAAAATTGGGTAGCAAAAGGATATGGATACGGCTCCCTTGACAACTGA
- a CDS encoding PKD domain-containing protein has product MPTINETQITTSGTACEPDIDGDRIVWQDWRDENYNIYMYDLSTKKETQITTNNSYKWDPSIYGDRIVWTDSRNEKWGIYMYDLSTKKETQIPTNNGADYEWPSDPTIYDDKIVWEYMFEEYSQIYMYDLSTSEETQISTGGRAYYPAIYDNRIVWEDDRDGNYKYDIYMYDISTKKETQITTSGSAKNPAIYGNRIVYAEDRSGNDDIYMYDLSTGKKTQITSSPDNQGSPCIYGNRILWKDEGGEDDGWKYHGIYMCDLSTNQKFKITSRGSVYEPAIYDNRVVYGDESNDNSNIYMSTISSEGPGPISPVASFSASPTSGKAPLNVAFTDKSTGTPTKWKWTFGDGATSTKQNPIHKYSKAGKYTVTLTATNAAGSNTATKTDYIKVIAKPVAAFSAKPTSGKAPLNVKFTDTSTGIPDKWKWSFGDGTTSTKQNPGHQYSQEGKYKVTLTVSNAAGGSTVTKTNYITVTTNTRPGIYAENE; this is encoded by the coding sequence TTGCCCACGATCAATGAAACTCAAATTACTACCAGTGGGACAGCATGCGAACCTGATATCGATGGTGATAGGATAGTGTGGCAGGATTGGCGCGATGAAAATTATAATATCTACATGTACGATCTCTCTACTAAAAAAGAAACTCAGATAACCACAAATAATTCATATAAATGGGACCCTTCAATTTATGGTGACAGGATCGTATGGACAGACAGCCGCAACGAAAAATGGGGTATCTACATGTACGATCTCTCTACTAAAAAAGAAACTCAAATCCCCACCAATAATGGAGCTGATTATGAATGGCCGAGTGACCCGACAATCTATGATGACAAGATTGTGTGGGAATATATGTTCGAGGAATATTCGCAGATTTATATGTACGATCTTTCCACTTCCGAAGAAACTCAAATTTCCACCGGCGGAAGAGCATACTATCCGGCTATCTACGATAACAGGATAGTATGGGAAGATGATCGAGATGGGAATTATAAATATGATATTTACATGTATGATATTTCCACTAAAAAGGAAACTCAGATAACCACCAGCGGATCGGCAAAAAATCCTGCCATTTACGGTAACAGGATAGTATACGCCGAAGATCGCAGTGGAAACGACGATATCTATATGTATGATCTTTCTACCGGAAAGAAAACTCAGATAACTAGCAGTCCAGATAACCAGGGGTCTCCCTGTATTTATGGCAACAGGATATTGTGGAAAGATGAAGGTGGAGAGGATGATGGCTGGAAATATCATGGTATCTACATGTGCGATCTTTCCACTAATCAGAAATTTAAAATTACCAGCCGTGGAAGTGTATATGAGCCTGCTATCTATGATAATAGAGTGGTATATGGCGATGAGAGTAATGATAACTCTAATATTTACATGAGCACTATTTCAAGCGAGGGACCAGGACCAATATCACCCGTTGCTTCATTCTCTGCATCTCCAACCTCAGGAAAAGCACCATTGAATGTTGCGTTTACTGACAAAAGCACAGGAACACCGACTAAATGGAAATGGACTTTTGGAGATGGAGCTACTTCAACCAAGCAGAATCCAATCCATAAATATTCCAAAGCAGGAAAATACACGGTAACACTTACAGCTACAAATGCTGCAGGCAGCAACACCGCAACAAAAACAGATTATATAAAAGTAATAGCAAAACCCGTTGCTGCATTTTCTGCGAAACCTACCTCAGGAAAAGCTCCATTAAACGTTAAATTTACTGACACAAGCACAGGAATACCAGATAAATGGAAATGGAGTTTTGGAGACGGGACAACTTCAACCAAGCAGAATCCAGGGCATCAGTACTCACAGGAAGGAAAATATAAGGTTACACTTACAGTAAGTAATGCTGCAGGCGGCAGTACTGTAACGAAGACAAATTACATAACAGTGACAACAAATACCAGACCTGGTATATACGCTGAAAATGAATAA
- a CDS encoding MFS transporter, which translates to MEKENKGKKNNPDSRTGENVSLLPILAVNFIGTLGFSIVLPFLVFLVNRLGGNAFIYGLISSMYPAFQLIGAPILGRWSDTYGRKKILFISQLGTLLSWIIFLVALFLPVISLFKIDSRVLGAFTVTLPLAVLFFARALDGLTGGNVSVANAYLADITAERDRNRNFGKMSISENLGFIVGPALAGILSLTMYGDVAPVLGAIVISLIGTLLIIFYLPESKECTPGEPEKAEEVWKIFGYEIRECKTTFGAKKPEFREILRLQNIPYMLGLYFLIDLGYNVFYTAFPLHAISTLNWSIAKMGIYFTVLSGLLIIVQSTVLPRVSRKYSDAALIIFGSLMLGTNFLLLIPGNIFLTYLAAGFFALGDGLMWPSFLSLLSKVAGKKYQGTVQGVASSFGGLASITGLILGGLLYETLAGASFLIAGLVIYTVFLLNFRLRSFEDQLILKNR; encoded by the coding sequence ATGGAAAAGGAAAACAAAGGCAAGAAAAACAATCCAGACTCTCGTACAGGAGAAAACGTTTCCCTCCTTCCAATTCTTGCTGTAAACTTCATAGGCACACTCGGGTTTAGTATTGTACTCCCGTTTCTGGTGTTTCTGGTTAACCGACTGGGAGGAAATGCTTTCATTTATGGGTTGATAAGTTCGATGTATCCGGCTTTTCAGCTAATAGGAGCCCCGATTCTGGGCAGGTGGTCTGATACTTACGGCCGTAAAAAGATACTGTTTATAAGCCAGCTAGGAACTCTACTCTCATGGATTATCTTCCTTGTAGCTCTTTTTCTTCCGGTAATAAGCCTGTTTAAAATCGATTCCAGAGTTCTGGGAGCTTTTACTGTTACCCTGCCCCTTGCAGTACTTTTTTTCGCCAGAGCTCTTGACGGGCTGACCGGAGGAAATGTATCGGTAGCCAATGCCTATCTGGCTGATATTACTGCTGAAAGAGATAGGAACCGAAATTTCGGGAAAATGTCTATTTCCGAAAACCTGGGATTTATAGTTGGTCCTGCTCTTGCCGGAATATTGAGCTTAACAATGTATGGGGATGTAGCCCCTGTGCTTGGAGCAATAGTAATCTCACTTATTGGGACATTGCTGATTATATTTTATCTTCCCGAAAGTAAAGAGTGCACTCCCGGAGAGCCTGAAAAAGCCGAGGAAGTATGGAAAATCTTCGGTTATGAGATAAGGGAATGCAAAACCACGTTTGGGGCGAAAAAACCTGAATTCAGGGAGATTCTTAGACTTCAAAATATCCCTTATATGCTGGGACTGTACTTTCTAATTGACCTCGGTTACAATGTATTCTACACAGCTTTTCCCCTGCACGCAATTTCAACTCTCAACTGGAGTATTGCGAAAATGGGCATTTACTTTACAGTATTGAGCGGGCTTTTGATAATCGTACAGAGTACTGTACTTCCCAGGGTTTCAAGAAAATATTCGGATGCAGCCCTTATAATCTTCGGAAGCCTGATGCTCGGTACAAATTTTCTACTCCTCATTCCTGGAAATATTTTCCTTACCTACCTTGCAGCAGGTTTTTTTGCACTTGGAGACGGACTTATGTGGCCTTCCTTTCTCTCCCTCTTATCAAAGGTTGCAGGAAAAAAGTACCAGGGTACGGTACAGGGGGTTGCCAGCAGTTTTGGAGGCCTTGCCAGTATCACCGGACTTATCCTTGGCGGCCTTTTATATGAAACACTTGCCGGAGCCTCTTTTCTGATTGCAGGTCTGGTAATCTACACAGTCTTTTTGCTCAATTTCAGGCTCAGGAGCTTTGAAGACCAGCTAATTTTGAAGAACAGATAA
- the pheS gene encoding phenylalanine--tRNA ligase subunit alpha — MSIQDNLTINEKKVLLALEEIGSAAPEKLEEKSGLQVDAAMQAAFMLEEKELVSVSEKVLERYSLTKEGEEYTKNGLPERQIIDFLKKPTSLEELRSHFSPQMVGIATGWLVKKGWAKIENGVMVPSGNVYAGKDEETLAAFTDKAKTLEELGSDQGTIKDLLKRKLIIKHEEKFRTVSITDAGNALAVQGLVLEEEIAQLTPDLLKSGAWKEKKFRPYRLDITPKPLYGAKIHPYRRLIEQMRQIFLEMGFAEIKGGIIQSSFWNFDALFQPQDHPARDMQDTFHLDSTCELPTEYFENVAAMHEHGGEIDSCGWGGIWDKELSRRNVLRTHTTSVTVKYLADHPISPVKAFCIDRAYRRETIDPTHTPEFEQLEGVVMDKDMSFADLLGLLAEFYHRMGFEEVRFRPGYFPYTEPSVEPEVYVDGLGWVELGGAGVFRREVSEPLGIKDPVLAWGLGVSRLAMLKLGLKDLRLLYQSDIDWLRKSEVCRT; from the coding sequence ATGAGTATTCAGGACAATCTCACAATCAACGAGAAAAAGGTCTTGCTTGCCCTTGAGGAAATAGGATCTGCTGCCCCCGAAAAGCTGGAGGAGAAATCAGGGTTGCAGGTGGATGCGGCAATGCAGGCAGCCTTCATGCTTGAGGAAAAAGAACTGGTTTCGGTTTCCGAAAAGGTACTTGAACGTTATTCCCTTACAAAAGAAGGAGAAGAGTATACAAAAAACGGACTTCCGGAACGCCAGATTATTGACTTCCTGAAGAAGCCTACCTCGCTTGAAGAGCTGAGGAGCCATTTTTCTCCGCAGATGGTAGGGATTGCAACCGGCTGGCTCGTAAAAAAAGGATGGGCGAAAATTGAAAACGGGGTAATGGTGCCGTCGGGAAATGTATATGCAGGAAAAGATGAAGAAACCCTTGCGGCTTTCACAGACAAAGCAAAAACCCTTGAAGAGCTTGGGTCCGACCAGGGAACAATAAAGGACCTGCTCAAGCGTAAACTTATCATAAAACATGAAGAAAAATTCAGAACTGTTTCCATAACTGATGCCGGAAATGCGCTTGCTGTCCAGGGGCTTGTCCTTGAAGAAGAAATCGCCCAGCTCACTCCTGATTTATTGAAGAGCGGGGCCTGGAAAGAGAAAAAGTTCAGGCCTTACCGTCTTGATATTACTCCCAAACCCCTTTATGGAGCCAAAATCCATCCTTACAGGCGTCTTATAGAGCAGATGCGCCAGATCTTCCTGGAAATGGGTTTTGCTGAGATTAAAGGCGGGATCATCCAGAGTTCTTTCTGGAATTTCGATGCCCTTTTCCAGCCCCAGGACCACCCTGCAAGGGATATGCAGGATACTTTCCACCTGGACAGCACCTGCGAGCTCCCCACTGAGTACTTTGAAAATGTTGCTGCAATGCATGAGCACGGAGGAGAAATCGATTCCTGCGGCTGGGGAGGAATCTGGGATAAGGAACTTTCAAGACGCAACGTGCTGAGAACCCATACAACATCCGTCACTGTCAAGTATCTGGCTGACCACCCAATATCACCTGTAAAAGCTTTCTGCATTGACAGGGCTTACCGCAGGGAAACCATTGACCCTACACATACCCCGGAATTCGAGCAGCTTGAAGGGGTTGTAATGGACAAAGATATGTCTTTTGCAGACCTGCTCGGCTTGCTGGCAGAATTCTACCATAGGATGGGATTTGAAGAAGTCCGCTTCCGTCCCGGATACTTCCCATACACCGAACCAAGTGTGGAACCTGAAGTCTATGTTGACGGCCTGGGCTGGGTTGAACTTGGAGGTGCAGGCGTTTTCAGAAGAGAAGTTAGTGAACCTTTAGGGATTAAAGACCCTGTCCTTGCCTGGGGGCTCGGAGTCAGTAGACTTGCCATGCTGAAACTCGGGCTTAAAGACCTCAGGCTTCTGTACCAGTCCGATATTGACTGGCTCAGAAAGAGTGAAGTTTGCAGGACCTGA
- a CDS encoding tryptophan--tRNA ligase, which yields MTEKLDPWSSSEINDYSKLFEEFGISPFDNVLPEIPSPHMYMRRRVIFGHRDYEQIAEAMRTGAPFSVMDGFMPSGKVHLGHKMVMDQIIWHQQMGASSFVGIADREAFSVRGFSWQKCREIGVEEYILSLIALGFKPDGLIYFQSGCDSVKDLAFELGVKVNFSELSAIYGFSGETNLSHMISVATQAADILQPQLEEFGGPKPVVVPVGPDQDPHLRLTRGLAGKMSMFRVEERENANGEKYLSVRGKGAPKQALQELKKRIPGKVKLYEEHIDVLQIPDYAFLERFSLQISQPEKREYFMTQIQEIAKFANEAKPPEFLDYEKYFVFRRVWKIIRKILEEVVAEVSAEFEGYAFIPPASTYHRFMSGLQGGKMSSSVPDSYIALTDDPKEGAKKVKRAKTGGCVTLDEQKKLGGKPDECSVFELMLFHLLGDDEELLEIRQECVSGTRMCGSCKQLAAEKMYEFLKDHQEKRELAREQLDEYKIIYKK from the coding sequence ATGACTGAGAAACTTGACCCATGGAGTTCAAGCGAGATTAATGACTATTCCAAGTTATTCGAAGAATTCGGGATTTCTCCATTTGATAATGTACTTCCTGAAATCCCCTCCCCACATATGTATATGCGGAGACGAGTTATCTTCGGGCACCGTGATTACGAACAGATTGCAGAAGCCATGAGGACAGGTGCCCCTTTTTCGGTTATGGACGGTTTTATGCCTTCAGGGAAGGTTCACCTCGGGCACAAGATGGTTATGGACCAGATAATCTGGCACCAGCAAATGGGAGCTTCATCTTTTGTCGGGATTGCGGACAGGGAGGCTTTCTCAGTACGCGGTTTTTCCTGGCAGAAGTGCAGGGAAATTGGGGTAGAAGAATACATATTAAGCCTTATAGCTCTCGGTTTTAAGCCCGATGGTCTTATTTACTTTCAGTCAGGCTGTGATAGTGTCAAAGACCTGGCATTTGAACTAGGGGTCAAGGTCAATTTCTCGGAACTGAGTGCAATCTATGGTTTTTCAGGAGAGACAAACCTATCTCACATGATCAGTGTAGCAACCCAGGCTGCCGATATTCTCCAACCCCAGCTTGAAGAATTTGGGGGACCAAAGCCGGTTGTGGTGCCTGTGGGGCCTGACCAGGACCCTCACCTTCGGCTGACGCGAGGGCTTGCAGGCAAGATGAGTATGTTCAGGGTAGAGGAGAGAGAAAACGCAAATGGCGAGAAATACCTGAGCGTGCGCGGCAAAGGAGCACCGAAGCAAGCGTTACAGGAGCTTAAAAAACGCATTCCAGGAAAAGTGAAACTCTATGAAGAACACATTGATGTACTTCAGATTCCTGACTATGCATTCCTTGAAAGGTTTAGTTTACAGATAAGCCAGCCTGAGAAAAGGGAATACTTCATGACCCAGATCCAGGAAATCGCTAAATTTGCTAATGAGGCTAAACCACCTGAATTTTTGGATTATGAAAAGTACTTCGTTTTCAGAAGAGTCTGGAAAATCATAAGGAAAATCCTGGAAGAAGTCGTGGCAGAAGTATCCGCTGAATTCGAAGGCTATGCTTTCATTCCTCCCGCATCTACCTATCACCGCTTTATGAGTGGGCTGCAGGGAGGAAAGATGTCAAGCAGCGTCCCTGACAGTTATATTGCTCTGACTGACGATCCGAAAGAAGGCGCAAAAAAGGTAAAGAGAGCAAAGACCGGCGGCTGTGTAACCCTGGATGAACAGAAAAAACTTGGCGGAAAACCTGATGAATGTTCAGTCTTCGAACTGATGCTCTTTCACCTTCTTGGGGACGATGAGGAATTACTGGAAATCAGGCAGGAATGCGTCTCAGGAACCAGGATGTGCGGCTCATGCAAGCAGCTTGCGGCAGAGAAGATGTACGAGTTCCTCAAGGACCATCAGGAGAAACGGGAACTTGCAAGGGAACAACTTGATGAGTACAAAATAATTTACAAAAAGTAA
- a CDS encoding radical SAM protein: MTSEKKDTPEVSLRKVQAEEKKIEIFSMPGLSVNLRNAGDILELTANGTLKVAFNPILKKMNSRLREEKLALVEEDKVIASAWLPPIPSPAFKRLIFAEIQIALGKYIPETVSIELTRQNSSRYPPGTIADELDTGTLKRIIDEALESGSFIITFTENDPLLREEVFELIKYVDKKRAIVNCSTWGTDFSAETASRLKDAGLHSLMVGIYSPDPEKHDAARNSSGAYERAVSAIKLALEAGLMVVMTTHASPSNIQELPALYNLASELGVHEFSVWEAMPKTRDEPVITDEDRKSILEMYHRINSSPDGPRMFANTYFEGQMMGAMEGRRWMHITVDGDAKAGPYPPFSFGNIKEESLKEAWQKIRSYSYFQKQKNLAPMHDPEFMEFVDRIPKGAKLPYPFEKVCEK, encoded by the coding sequence ATGACTTCTGAAAAAAAGGATACACCGGAAGTTTCATTGAGAAAAGTTCAGGCAGAGGAAAAAAAGATAGAAATTTTCTCAATGCCCGGGCTGTCAGTAAACCTCAGGAATGCCGGGGACATTCTGGAGCTTACGGCAAACGGGACCCTGAAAGTAGCTTTCAACCCTATCCTGAAAAAGATGAATTCCCGCCTGAGAGAGGAAAAACTAGCCCTTGTAGAGGAGGACAAGGTTATTGCCTCAGCCTGGCTCCCTCCGATCCCAAGCCCGGCCTTTAAACGTCTTATTTTTGCGGAAATACAGATAGCTCTCGGAAAATACATTCCTGAAACCGTATCCATTGAACTTACTCGCCAGAACAGTTCGAGATATCCACCAGGAACGATTGCAGATGAGCTGGATACCGGCACATTAAAAAGAATAATTGATGAAGCCCTTGAATCCGGCAGTTTCATTATCACATTTACTGAAAATGATCCTCTCCTGAGGGAAGAAGTCTTTGAGCTGATAAAGTATGTGGACAAAAAGCGGGCTATAGTAAACTGTTCCACCTGGGGTACGGACTTTTCAGCAGAAACAGCTTCCCGCCTGAAAGACGCCGGGCTCCATTCCCTTATGGTAGGGATTTACTCACCTGATCCTGAAAAACACGACGCTGCCCGAAATTCCAGTGGAGCATACGAAAGGGCGGTTTCTGCCATAAAACTGGCACTTGAAGCCGGGCTCATGGTTGTAATGACAACACATGCGTCTCCCTCAAATATACAGGAACTGCCTGCGCTCTATAACCTTGCATCAGAACTCGGAGTCCATGAATTTTCAGTCTGGGAAGCAATGCCCAAAACCAGGGATGAGCCTGTAATCACTGACGAAGATAGGAAAAGCATCCTTGAGATGTACCACAGGATAAATTCCAGCCCGGACGGCCCGCGGATGTTTGCAAATACTTATTTTGAAGGTCAGATGATGGGTGCAATGGAAGGCAGGCGCTGGATGCATATAACGGTAGACGGAGATGCAAAAGCCGGCCCTTATCCGCCTTTCAGTTTTGGGAATATAAAAGAGGAATCTTTAAAAGAGGCCTGGCAGAAAATCAGGAGTTACTCTTATTTCCAGAAGCAGAAAAATCTGGCCCCTATGCACGACCCGGAATTTATGGAGTTTGTTGACAGGATTCCCAAAGGAGCAAAGCTGCCTTATCCTTTTGAAAAGGTTTGCGAAAAGTAA
- a CDS encoding translation initiation factor IF-2 subunit beta, with product MYDYEELLNRAMAKMPDTETTDARFVIPEPRIFSEGKTTILENFGNIADILNRDPDHLMKYLTRELGTAGKIEGTRAVFQGRFTRAQISDNIQAYVDEYVMCSECGRPDTQLVRVDRVLILRCSACGAHRPVKKRKVSNVVVRDAIEEGGTYELRIDAVGSKGDGIAKIDKYTVFVPGASKGDVVKVKIKKISGNLAFSERAA from the coding sequence ATGTACGATTACGAAGAGCTTTTGAACCGTGCAATGGCAAAAATGCCTGACACCGAGACTACGGATGCTCGATTCGTAATCCCTGAGCCCAGAATTTTTTCCGAAGGAAAGACTACAATTCTTGAGAACTTCGGAAATATTGCAGATATCCTTAACCGGGACCCTGACCACTTGATGAAATATCTCACAAGGGAACTTGGGACTGCAGGGAAAATAGAAGGCACACGCGCAGTCTTCCAGGGAAGGTTTACGAGAGCCCAGATCTCTGATAACATTCAGGCTTATGTGGACGAATACGTTATGTGTTCGGAATGCGGACGCCCGGACACCCAGCTTGTCAGGGTGGACAGAGTACTTATCCTGAGATGTTCTGCGTGCGGAGCTCACAGACCCGTCAAAAAGAGAAAGGTAAGCAATGTGGTTGTCAGGGATGCCATCGAAGAAGGAGGAACTTACGAACTCCGGATCGATGCAGTCGGGTCCAAAGGCGATGGAATTGCAAAGATAGATAAGTATACGGTTTTCGTGCCCGGAGCCTCAAAAGGCGACGTGGTCAAAGTAAAAATAAAGAAAATCAGCGGAAACCTCGCTTTCTCAGAGAGAGCAGCCTGA
- a CDS encoding 50S ribosomal protein L16, whose protein sequence is MVRKPGSMYRNVRQRSFTRRKYMGGVPGSQIIHYDMGDKANTSFPIKVSLLVEEKCQIRHVALEAARITANRHLTEDTGKMGYYMKLRVYPHEVLRENKQATGAGADRVSSGMRRAFGKNVGTAARVNPFQKIFTVAVEKQNFAAAKKALWHAGQKLPTPCRVVIDEGAELVQ, encoded by the coding sequence ATGGTACGAAAGCCAGGAAGTATGTACAGAAACGTGAGGCAGCGCTCATTTACCAGAAGAAAATATATGGGCGGTGTTCCAGGCAGCCAGATTATTCACTATGATATGGGAGACAAAGCAAACACCTCCTTCCCGATTAAAGTCTCCCTGCTTGTAGAAGAAAAATGTCAGATAAGGCACGTTGCTCTTGAAGCAGCCCGTATTACAGCAAACAGGCACCTGACTGAAGATACAGGGAAGATGGGCTATTACATGAAGCTCCGTGTCTATCCCCACGAAGTCCTCAGGGAAAACAAGCAGGCAACCGGCGCGGGTGCTGACCGTGTATCCAGTGGAATGCGCAGGGCTTTTGGAAAGAACGTAGGTACTGCAGCAAGAGTAAACCCATTCCAGAAGATCTTCACAGTTGCTGTTGAAAAGCAGAACTTTGCAGCCGCAAAGAAAGCTCTCTGGCACGCAGGACAGAAGCTGCCAACTCCCTGTAGAGTCGTTATCGATGAAGGGGCAGAACTGGTACAGTAA
- a CDS encoding DUF1786 domain-containing protein gives MLILAADVGTGTQDILLFNSEKEVENSLLMVMPAPTQIIAKKVRKATKKGKTIVFTGNIMGGGPSTFAIRAHLKAGFSVYATEQAGLTINDNIEKVKAFGIQIISEAEAKKLASEENAQEIVMQDFDPVSTSTALSAFEVQMPANFAVAVQDHGNAPEKSNRIYRFELLRELIDKGGELENFVYRPEEIPEAFTRMKAQADYLLKAAGNRKTKAVFMDTGPAAIFGALTDPAAVQPSVVVNIGNGHTLGALVNENRIMAVFEHHTFLMDPEKLQEYIIKLADGKLGFDEVFEDGGHGAYRRETPGFEQIGFEQVRSILVTGPKREILEKLSESEIRKEISNKLHFAAPFGSMMLSGCFGLLAGFLEKYPEPSINLINH, from the coding sequence ATGCTTATACTTGCAGCGGATGTAGGAACAGGTACGCAGGATATTCTACTCTTCAATTCAGAAAAAGAAGTGGAAAACAGCCTGCTTATGGTCATGCCCGCTCCCACTCAGATTATTGCGAAAAAGGTACGGAAAGCGACCAAAAAAGGAAAGACAATAGTATTTACCGGAAACATAATGGGAGGAGGCCCTTCTACGTTTGCTATCAGGGCTCATCTAAAGGCAGGTTTTTCGGTGTATGCTACTGAACAGGCTGGTCTGACTATCAATGATAATATTGAAAAAGTGAAGGCTTTCGGGATTCAAATCATTTCCGAAGCGGAAGCAAAAAAACTTGCATCTGAAGAGAATGCACAGGAAATTGTTATGCAGGATTTCGATCCGGTATCGACTTCGACTGCGCTTTCTGCCTTTGAGGTTCAGATGCCTGCAAATTTTGCCGTGGCAGTACAGGATCATGGGAATGCTCCTGAGAAGAGCAACAGGATCTACCGTTTTGAACTGCTTCGAGAACTCATTGATAAGGGAGGAGAACTTGAGAACTTCGTCTACAGGCCCGAGGAAATTCCTGAGGCTTTTACCCGTATGAAAGCCCAGGCAGATTATCTTCTCAAAGCTGCAGGGAACCGGAAAACCAAAGCCGTTTTCATGGATACCGGACCAGCAGCCATCTTTGGAGCACTTACTGATCCTGCGGCTGTACAGCCATCTGTTGTGGTTAACATTGGAAACGGTCATACTCTGGGAGCGCTTGTGAATGAAAACAGGATCATGGCCGTTTTTGAGCATCACACTTTCCTCATGGACCCTGAAAAACTCCAGGAATACATCATAAAGCTTGCCGACGGAAAACTCGGTTTTGACGAAGTTTTCGAAGACGGAGGGCATGGAGCATATAGAAGGGAAACTCCGGGCTTTGAACAAATTGGGTTTGAGCAGGTTAGATCTATATTAGTTACGGGTCCAAAAAGAGAAATTCTTGAAAAGCTTTCTGAATCCGAAATCAGGAAGGAGATATCAAACAAACTGCATTTTGCCGCACCTTTCGGGAGTATGATGCTTTCAGGCTGTTTTGGGCTACTTGCAGGATTTCTGGAGAAGTACCCTGAACCATCAATAAACCTTATAAACCACTAA